The Dendropsophus ebraccatus isolate aDenEbr1 chromosome 11, aDenEbr1.pat, whole genome shotgun sequence genomic interval CCTCCCATGGATGCCTACAGTGCTGCGGCAAGACCCCATCTCCAGGAGACTCTTCACAACCTGTATCAGAAGAGTATAAggcagaggtggggggggggggaaccttggctctccaagtattgcaaaacgacaactcccatcatgcctaaacagacagagctaaagctttggctgtccgggcatgatggaagatgtagttttacaacagctggagagccaaggttcccccatccctggtataaggGGTAAAGTATAAAATGTTGTTAACCCAATCTTTTACCCTAGCCACCAATgaaattaaagtggtattcccctcaaaatttttattagtaaaaatgtaaaagcatacttacctgcattctgtaatatgcttctatGTCCGTTCTTGCACCATTTCCCAGCTTTTCGTGCCAATTCTCTGATGCAGATGAAGAAAGCAGCTCTTCTCCAGGTCCACGCCAAAACACTTCCCTCTTTTCCTCCCTCCAGCCGAGACGGGGTCACGTGATCTATTGGCAGGGCAGCTAACCAATAAGAACTAACCCGGCACACAGGAAACATCAcattgatcacgtgacctgtcaTGTGAGACCTATCAGCTGATGGACACAAGTGCCTTCCAGCACCAGCAAATTTCACCCTCGACACAAGTGCCCCACAGCAGCCGTGCCTCCCTGCACCCACAGCTACAACCAGCCTACACCTCCGCATCAAACATCTGCTGCCCCCCACTACTCTGTgtgaggaactacaactccctgcatggtGCCCAGCAGGACACAGCCAGTGAGTACAGCACTTGCTGGAAGTTGTGGCTCTCCAGCAgtaatgtatacagctatatgatgTTTGTTGGCTCTGCAGTACATGAACACTCTCCTGCGGAGcactgtgctgggagttgtagttcctcagcAGCTATCAGTAATATGACTGCAGAAAAGCTTCATATCATGGACAGCtgctgtggaactacaactcccagcatagtgttCATGAGCTGCAGAGAAGGCCAGCTCCACACCTTTGCCGCAGCTCTTTAGATCAGGGACTCCGGTTAGAGAGCTtcttcagctctgctgcattgcGGACCAATCGTGTGGCACTGCATGATGggtaatgtagtttcctggctggtaCCATCTTGATTAtggatcagcttttagaaaaacttgtaactcgggaATGGTGGAAGCAAGAACGACAGACAGGAGATTGCTCAAAATACTTGGTGATTAAGAACAGCTAGGTTCACTTGTTTGAAGGCTCActgtagctaaaaaaaaaacaaaacaaacaaaggaAAGGAAAGTTTGGCCACACCTctgtctctgttcacactgcatggGGCTGaattacagacaaaaaaaaaaaaaaaagtgcaacagcaacctacagttgCAAGTGCCTACCGTACATACTCCCCAGTGTGCACACAAGAAAAACCTGCTGTATAGATGCTCTTAAAAAATGAggaccatgtcaccacgttaaggtgtcctcagagatatTGTCCTAGTcaagcattttcacactagcaatggcctctcctgggctgaataagcctacaactgcgcagataggagccaaatgatcttttCTTTTTTAGCACTTACaaaacatgggtggagtgcaagccaacagaaggtagccacaccccccaggagaggccatgagaatactagagtagggaccatgtctctgaggacaccataacatggtgacatggtacactctgagcAAACTGTTTGCCAAGAtcctaatttttaaaaatctacagagcaggtttttatcatgtgtacaccaggcggagtatatacggtaagcgcttgcacctgtaggttactGTTGCAAGTTTTTTTgtagagaaagagaaaaaaaaaaaaaaaaaaaaaaaagtctacggATTCTGACTTTATTTTCCCCTAACAGAGTGGGGGAGAGGACAAGCTGAGGCGCGTTTTCTCCCCACTCGTTCTCCATATTGGTGCGGGACTGAACAAATGTCAAAAGGTTTTGATCGGTTTGAGTGTGAGACATAAATGTTATTTGTAACGGCAGCGACAccaggagagtgtgtgtgtgtgtgtgagaaaaaTTCTACTATTTTGATTGTAAGCTCTGCAGGGGGCAGTGACTGATGCAGGTGTATCCTCTGTACCGTGCTGAGGCATATGTCGGTGCTATAAAAAACAACGGAGACCTGTAGGTGCATTGGTATTGTTTTTTTTAGTAACCTCTTTGTAACAATATTACAAGTAACATCAGTCCATCATTACATTGTAACCCATTCCTCTGCTGTAATACATAacctttattattatattatattaataaaatacCATTTATTAGTCCATTACATAAAATATCAAATTGAGATTTGCAAATAAATACATTTTGGTATTGAAACGTCTAGAATAGCAAACGATTAACATGATCCTGTGCAAGTTGGattatataaatattaaaaaaaaaaaaacacttaggcACTTAACTATTAACCCTATCCAAAAAGTGTTCCTCGACTTATTAGTAAATGtacaaaagtgcaaaattttagttaaataaccataaaaaaaatatctaatagggggaaaaaaaaaaaaggaagatgcTCCTAGGATTTGGTCCAGCATTATTTTTGCGCACAGAAGATGAGAGATACTGAGGGCTTAGATGAGGCACTGGTGCCCGGCGCCCAGCAGGTGTAGGCTGTGCCAGTGGTTGCGTTCGGCCTGCATGATCGGCGGCAGCCATGGGACGCGGCCATAGGCCTTGCTTCTTCCCTGCTGGTAAGCGGAAGCAAAGCGGGGCTGGTAGTTGTATTGGGAGCCTTGCTTTCTCTTTGGGTTCTTGTTCCAGGAAGGAATTGGTTGAGGTCTGAATTCTGGCACCTGAGAAGTACAGGAAGGGGAGAAAGATGAGGTTTTttttccgtgtgtgtgtgtggggggggggggggggggggggggggagtggttaATTTTTTATTGTACTTGGCCCACAGATTACTGCTATAATGCACTGCACCATGGAAGCTGGTCAGCACTGGCTCCCACACGTGGTGTAACCAtaagggctgtggagttggagttgtggagtcggagctagttttggctggagttggaaaaaatgtaccgactccgactgcagctttaaaaaaaaaataaatcttagaacaatttagaattgagttttgatgtggattttataagttttgctcatcaatatatattatgagcaacattctaataggacactggccctttacataagggtggtcgggggaaagagtccattgtgtggggggagatctgtgctgttctcttcctggatgctggatgactgtatatgagcagcagtgtaatatgaagatatcctgtgtaatatataagaggaggaggagacataagtagtgtagcagtaacctctgtcctcaatgtggtgtttttcttcagtgttctatggctgaagCTGTGTGTATAGGCGAtagctgcaggtgtgtgtgtgtgtgtatatatatatgctataggtgtgtgtgtgtgtgtatatatgctataggtgtgtgtgtgtgtatatatatatatgctataggtgtgtgtgtgtatgctataggtgtgtgtgtgtgtgtgtatatgctataggtgtgtgtgtgcgctataggtgtgtgtgtatatatgctataggtgtgtgtgtgtgtgtgtgtgtgtgtgtgtgtgtgtgtgtgtgtgcgcgcgcgtgcgcgctatggctgcaacaggctgtgtgtgtgctatggctgcagctgtgtgtatgtatgtgtgctatggcagcagcaggctgtgtgtgtatgcgtgtgtgtatgcgtgtgtgtgtgtgtgtacgcgcGCTATGGCgttcccccacacccacagtgacccctctatatcaccatgtgtgaccccccctctatatcacagggatctggcattgttagcagtgtttctgtgtgtatggtgaatatttagttagaaactaaaagatcacctgctccttctagtctagttgagagtagttcaggacatggaggctggagactggctgcatccactgcacacacaggagaagctgctttatatctttccttattccctcagaaatcgccccaggatcatgtaggacattagggagaagctgctgagccagtgtgataaataactccctggtatctgaccggccatttatgaaggagcaggagtctgagctgtggcttaccgactccacagccctggtgaccATGGTGTGTGAGGGGTTAAGGGCTTAGAAAGACATGTCCGCttctttccagaaacagcacctctcttgtccttagtttgggtgtggggttttgctgctcagttccattgaagtgaatggagctgaattgcaataccacacacaacctgaggacagggatggcgctgttcTTGCAAGTAGCttagctttttctaatcctggattagaCCCATTTAACCTACCGGTAACAGAGGTTTTTCTACTCCTAGCAGTTACAGTGGGAGCTTCCCCTTCAATTCCTACAAGGGAAACCTGCTCCACCATATTCTAGCCCTGATGGGAAAACGCaggggaacctcggctctccagctcttgcaaaactacaactcccattatgcctggacagccaagttcTCTAACCCTAGGCTAGAATAGAAATGACCGccattacaaaataaaaaaaaaaaaagcatcacagCATTAAATACTTCTAACTGTAGGGATGCTCCGCTACAGAATACTGCATGTTCTGTAGCCATGATGGATGCAAATACCTGAGAAGGATCCCCGGCACAGAGTATCTTCTTATTGACATAGACTTCATCATCCGAGGAGGAGCCCGAGTGGTAATCCGAAGTTACTTTCTCTATGGCGTAGTTCACTTTCTGAGAGATCTCCATCTTGTCATCTTTACTGTCAAAACTCGCCACCACGAAGGAAGGGTTCTTCTCTCCATACCTGATGCAACAGAGTTAGAAGCAAATCATCAAATTAACCAATGAAACAAGAGTCTTCATTAAAAGGGGTTCTCAAAGATTAGGAAAATCataccttcttccagaaacagcgccacacctgtcctcagtttgtgtgtggtgttGCATCTCCGTttcgttgaagtgaatggagccacattgtactaccacacacaaccagaggagAAGGGTGGCGCTCTTTTTATAAGAAATCAACAATGTTTTTACAATCCTAGATaacttcattattttttgttctttccccctctcttgtgccTGTTTTACACTCATTACCTTAGGTTTGCTCTCCTGCTGGTTACCTACTGCACTACATACAGTGTTTATACTGTAAGACACCCCTTATTGGAATGtcctatttacaaaaaaaaaaaaaaaaatcatttgctttATCTAGGAAAGAGaaaacagattttttatttttgagtaAACAGCACCACCTGCTGCTCACAAGATGGTACTACACATAACTCAGCATTATGGTGACCTCTGCTGTCCAAAAATAAGTAAACCAGTAAATAGTGTGGAGAGCAGCACACCAGGCCAAAACCACCTCCTGCCGCCCATCAAATACCCTTAGAAAAGGCATAGGGAACCTCAGGTCTCTAGCTGATGCAAAATTACAGTTTCCATCATGCCAGATCTGGATGAACagtgctgcaggggcaccatTAAGAGGAGTGCAGTATGGGAAATCCTCTTGATTTATAAACAGATGCTGATATTACTACTATTACCACAGCAAATCCAGCTCTCCatgtctgtgtgtggtattgtacCTCACAATAATAAGTAATGGATGTGATTACTGTGTGTTGGATTCTCAAGTATTACCTTAGCTATATTCCTTGACTGATTTCTTCTACAGTCCATGAGGGGGATCTTTTTCTACTTGTGATGACAGCTGCTAGGAGGTCTTTTCTTTCTAATACACAGCCTAtgcgcccccccccataccatgcTTTTCTCTCCAACTACaggctgtgtgatctgccctccctgaAGACTTGGATACTTCTCCTGACCTCCACAATTGATGTACAGTGTACAGTCTTCAACCTCTAACACAAGAGGCAGGAGGGGAAAGAGCATGGAGCAATGTGCTGCAAGATCTATATGTATTCAGCAGGACAGTCTGCTatgttaaaaagttatacaaactctACAGCAGAAAAACGTCAGAACAGTAGAAAGTTAAAATTTTTCtaagggaaactggcagcacagatatgcatatagccATGTGTATAATTTCCGAGCACATGAGCATCGTATACATACTTTTAGCATGGCTCTGTGATCCTGCATctttgtaaaaataataaaccctGCTCTTTATTTCAGGCTGACAGTTTTGCATGGAGGGGTCTATGACACTGTTTGCCCTCGCCCTGCTCTCCAGCCACTGCTCTGTCATCAGGCCGCCCCCGCCTCCTTCTGAATGACCAGCAACCGGCAGCTGAAGATCAGACGGccgtcaatcattctggaggaggtggggatGGTGGGCTAAAGACATAGTAGTAACTCGAAAGCAGGGCTGGCGGAGACAGTATCATAGACCCACCTCTGACATTGCCAGCCCAAAATAAACAGCGCTTTTTagaagatgccggatcacaaagCATTACTAAAAAGGTATGTGATGCTGATGTGATAAAACAACTGGGAGGAcagatacagtggggaaaaaaaagtatttagtcagtcaccaatagtgcaagttctcccacttaaaaagaagAGAGGCGtctaatttacatcataggtagacctcaactatgagagataaaatgagaaaacaaatcccgaaaatcacattgtctgattttgtaagaatttatttgcaaattatggtgtaagaatttatttgcaaattatggtggaaaataagtatttggtcacctacaaacaatcaagatttctggctctcacagacctgtaacttctttaagagtctcctttttcctccactcattacctgtagtaatggaaCCTGTTTAAACtagttatcagtataaaaagacacctgtgcacaccctcaaacagtcagatttcaaactccactatggtgaagaccaaagagctgtcaaaggacaccagaaacaaaaattgtagccctgcaccaggctgggaagactgaatctgcaataggcaaccagcttgggagtgaagaaatcaactgtgggagcaataattagaaaatggaagacatacaagaccactgataatctccctcgatctggggctccacgcaaaatctcaccccgtggggtcaaaatgatcacaagaacggtgagcaaaaatcccagaaccacgcggggggacctagtgaatgaactgcagagagctgggaccaatgtaacaaagcctaccatcagtaacacactatgccgccagggactcagaagccagtacatgtccgggcccatctgaagtttgctagagagcatttggatgatccagaagagtattgggagaatgtcctatggtctgatgaaaccaaagtggaactgtttggtagaaacacaacttgtcgtgtttggaggaaaaagaatactgagttgcatccatcaaacagcatacctactgtaaagcatggggtggaaacatcatgctttggggctgtttctctgcaaaggggccaggacgactgatccgggtacatgaaagaatgaatggggccatgtatcgtgagattttgggtacaaacctccttccatcagcaagggcattgaagatgaaacgtggctgggtctttcaacatgacaatgatccaaagcacaccgccagggcaacgaaggagtggcttcgtaagaagcatttcaaggtcctggagtggcctagccagtctcctgatctcaaccctatagaaaacctttggagggagttgaaagtccgtgttgccaagtgacagcctcaaaacatcactgctctagaggagatctgcatggaggaatgggctaacataccaacaacagtgtgtgccaaccttgtgaaaacttacagaaaacgtttgacctctgtcattgccaacaaaggatatagaacaaagtattcagataaaattttgttactgaccaaataattattttccaccataatttgcaaataaattcttacaaaatcagacaatgtgattttctggatttgttttctcattttgtctcccatagttgaggtctaaatatggtgtcaattacagacgcctctctcatctttttaagtggtggaacttgcactattggtgactgactaaatacttatttttccccactgtatatgcatatcagagctgtcagtgtgtgtatatattatatatatatatatatatatatatatatatatatatatatatatatatatatattaatattattttttttttattctgaataacatgagtTCCACTGAGTGGAAGTgctggcagattatagcagcagtgtgaacagctgAGTGGgagtgcgggcacattatagcaggaatgaaaaggatgggaaacacaagggctgacagagactgcagggggcatgaaggaatgagcagggcagatgtgggcacatacatgcagcactctgtccggggagagaagggttacagctatggagagattacctccacagtcctgtcccctgatgtaagccccagcctgaagtggatctgctatgatttggaaggtgagggagacttcctggatcagagtacagggctgtagaccccgctgtgcagaccatgcccctcctccactcccgctcccaccacacagggagctcttacaccaaagcaatgctcttaaataaagttacaattctgaaaaactttgagctcttcttgtaaaacgctctcaatccaagttactcttaaaccaaggtaccactgtacattcaTTGGTGTTCATCAATCTCTTTAATAATATGGTTCAGGTCTTGTGTCTGATCACTTAAATATGCCATTTCTAACAGAAGGGAAGGAGGAGAGGGAGCTAGGATTAAGGTACTCTTGTTTAGCAGGGTAACCTGCCATGTTAAGGAGCTGCACAGATTCTATGTAACCACAATGGTAGAACATTTTTGAATTCTACCttgtccaagcttagaaaaacatggctgctttcttcccaaagcagcacctctcctgttctcagtttTGCTGTTGGTTTCCAGCCCTGTTCCATTGAAACTaataaagctgaattgtaataccgcacacaacctgatgataggggtagcgctgtttttgcaagaaagtagccaggCTTTTTCCAAGTCTGGATAACCACTTTGAAGAGaccctgtcagtaggtttatggtgtcctacctCAGGGTAGCATATACTAGtaacagaaaagctgaacagaatgatgtataacttacattgttctgtgcagctgatccagagatatcctcctgaataacatgtgcaatgagtagtcctctccattatgtgcatgagcacagtagtcctggatattcatgagaagaaaTAAACTGCCCAACAGCTGCTAATCGGCAGTTATTATCCATGCTGTGTTTAGGCagttgtcaatcagcagctggagggcgggggcagggaggggtgtggcaagaatcctgtcactagtttatgctgccctcatgtaAGGCAACATAAaactactgacagattccctttaagcaggcCTGGACCCAGGGTGACCTTCCTTTGCCCCTATAGCATTGGCCTGTGCAGTACTCGGGTGGATATCTGGTAGCCAGCTGGCAATTGTTATTGTTGGTTTTACACGTCTGCCCCGCTGTAATCCTGGAATTATTAGGCTCTGTCATTGCCAGATTAAAGAATTTTCCATAAAAAGAAGAGATGCCAAGTAAAGGGATTAGAGAGAGAAGCCTGCGCCATGTCTTACAACGTTCCGAATGGCATGGAGTGCTCGACCAAATAATTACCCCTCActataggaaagaagaaaaaaagagacagACGGACGGATATTAATCTAATGTAGAAATGATCAGGTGCAGAGGCGGCATTGTCTGCTCCGGAGTGCGGAGAGACAATGGGAGAAGCTTGTTCTCATGACATTTTAAGCAGGTTTCATCTTGAAGGAATTCTTGTTTCTTCTGGGCTCTCCGATGAGAGGACATTATCTCCGGAGTGCAGGGGGATTCTCACCGTCTGGCTATCTTGTAAATGAGCTCTCAATATatttcatacccccccccccccccccaattccatTTATTATTCATCAGCACCTGGCAacgctgatccccccccccagagcagCGTCCTGGAGCGGCATCACATCCTCACTGTCCAGTTGTAGAAGTGAAGAGGCACAAgtattaaaaggttttttttccccacatcaaGGGGGTACTTCAGCaggtaaaaaatattttatatcgactggtgtcagttatacaaatttgtaaattacttctatttaaaaatctcaattcttccagcacttagctgctgtatgccctgcaggaagtggtgtattctttctagtctaaagagcaggagaggttttctatgaggattggttactgctctggacagttcctaacatggacagactgtgtcagactggaaacaatacactacTTCCCGCAGGGCTGATTATAGATGATACACACTGTCAGTCGCTGTGTAACACTAGAAGCCTATTGCCACTCTATGGGGCTTTGTTGGCTGGTTTCAGTGAGCAGTCGCAGGGGCATCCTTTTGTTgttgttctttccagtctgacacagtgctctctgctgccacctctgtccaagtcaggaaacatccagagcaggagaggttttctatggggatttgctactgctctggacagttcctgacatggacagaggtggcagcagagatcactaggtcagactggaaagaatacaccacttcttgcaggacatacggcagctgctaagtaccagaagactggagattttttaaatagaagtaaattacaaatctgtacaacttcctgaaaccagttgattagaatcttgctggagtacccctttaggtttgTGCATAGGGGAGGAGACAAGTTAGCCCAATCACTGGCCTGGTGCAGTCAGTCGTCATCTTTATACGGCAATTACATTTGCCCACCACTTACCTACAACACACTTCATGAGGATCCACCCACAAGGTCATCTCCAGAGGCAACCCTAAATCTTCATACAAAAGGCCACTATTGAAACAAGCTTTCTGCAAGTCTGGATCTAGACCGTGGAATCGGTTTACACGGATACATCTGGAAAGAGAATCAACAGAGCTGCTTTATAGTTGTCTTGGACTATTGTAGATTGGCTTCTCATGGCCACACATACctagtcctcccccccccccaattccccaATACATGCTCAGCCAAACCTGCCTGTGACAATGGTTTATCTCCCCTGGAAACAAAGGGATCAGGCATACAGAAATCCAAGAGCCTGATCCACCTTCTCCATTGACATCTGCCATTAGCGGAAACACAGGACAACAACATTCACTCCCCTCAGCAGTATGACATGATCCGGCCCCTACATTAATTGTACAATCAGAGGCACACATGGGCTGTGATAATGCTAAATCACCATTAAAGGGTCATTCAAGCTATAGatccctcgccccccccccccaatagtgggGATGCTTTAAAAACAGGTCTAAACCATACTCCCCAGCCCTATTCCGAGACTTCCCTGCCCCAGCATCCTCTCATGTGTCCACTCTGCAGTTagaacctgctcagccaatcactgtccacagaAGTGACCggcctcaatcagtgattggctatgGAGGCACTTCCTGTGGGGTCAACATGTCAGAGGAGACTAAAAGCAGTCATGACAGGGAGGGTGGGATcggagcaggtgagtatgacgTCTTTTGTTTTcagtttaagtgtttttaaataaaaatgtgaaaTAAAACCTCAAAAacactatatctatatagatATTGGTGGAGTCCCAGCTGTCAAGTCATaggaaaaaaatgttatatatacagaataagacaAGGCCACTCCTGTTTATACCTGTGCAGTAGATTTTATGGGTttcccaggattaaaaaaaaaaaaaaaaaacaaaacagcaccactcttgttgtcaggttgtgtgtggtattacatcttgGCT includes:
- the BTG3 gene encoding protein BTG3; protein product: MKDEISAVVLFLSKLLKNNNRLSNEDIEVFSEELSRVLHDKYINHWYPETPTKGQAYRCIRVNRFHGLDPDLQKACFNSGLLYEDLGLPLEMTLWVDPHEVCCRYGEKNPSFVVASFDSKDDKMEISQKVNYAIEKVTSDYHSGSSSDDEVYVNKKILCAGDPSQVPEFRPQPIPSWNKNPKRKQGSQYNYQPRFASAYQQGRSKAYGRVPWLPPIMQAERNHWHSLHLLGAGHQCLI